One segment of Streptomyces sp. NBC_00576 DNA contains the following:
- a CDS encoding glycoside hydrolase family 16 protein codes for MRDTSGTSLTSGPPVRRGPLRRALVAVGAVLSLAAAAVSVAQADAPTPPTGWTQVFLDDFNGTAGTGVSTTNWQYATGTSYPGGPANWGTGEIETMTNSTTNVSLDGSGNLRITPVRNSAGNWTSGRIETNRTDFQPPAGGKLRVEARLQVPNVTGASALGYWPAFWMLGAPYRGNFQNWPSVGELDIMENTQGRDTVWATMHCGTSPGGPCNETTGIGSSRSCPGTACTAAFHTYSMEWDRSVSPEAIRFYVDGTNYHTVTANQVDATTWANATNHGFFIILNVAMGGAFPAAFGGGPDAGTVSGRPMVVDYVQVLQSTTGGGTTTPPPTGTRDAYAAIQAESYNSQSGTSTETTTDTGGGQNIGSLANGDWALYQGVNFGSTAATQFVGRVASGANSGVSGLVEVRLDSRTSTPIGRFEVGNTGGWQSWRTLQVNMSAVTGTHDVYLTFTSGQAQEFVNVNWFNFGH; via the coding sequence ATGAGGGACACTTCAGGCACTTCGCTCACTTCAGGCCCGCCCGTCAGACGCGGCCCGCTCCGGCGCGCGCTCGTCGCCGTCGGCGCCGTCCTCAGCCTCGCGGCAGCCGCCGTGTCGGTGGCCCAGGCGGACGCGCCGACGCCGCCGACCGGCTGGACGCAGGTCTTCCTCGACGACTTCAACGGCACCGCCGGGACCGGCGTCTCCACCACCAACTGGCAGTACGCGACCGGGACTTCGTATCCCGGCGGCCCCGCGAACTGGGGCACCGGCGAGATCGAGACGATGACGAACAGCACGACCAACGTCTCACTCGACGGCAGCGGCAACCTCCGGATCACCCCGGTGCGCAACTCCGCCGGCAACTGGACCTCGGGCCGCATCGAGACCAACCGCACCGACTTCCAGCCCCCGGCCGGCGGCAAACTGCGCGTCGAGGCCCGCCTCCAGGTGCCGAACGTCACCGGTGCGTCCGCCCTCGGTTACTGGCCTGCGTTCTGGATGCTCGGGGCGCCCTACCGGGGCAACTTCCAGAACTGGCCGAGCGTCGGCGAGCTGGACATCATGGAGAACACCCAGGGCCGCGACACCGTGTGGGCCACCATGCACTGCGGCACCAGTCCGGGCGGCCCGTGCAACGAGACGACCGGCATCGGCAGCTCCAGGTCCTGCCCCGGCACGGCCTGTACCGCCGCCTTCCACACCTACAGCATGGAGTGGGACCGTTCGGTGAGTCCGGAGGCGATCCGCTTCTACGTCGACGGCACCAACTACCACACGGTGACCGCGAACCAGGTCGACGCGACGACCTGGGCGAACGCCACGAACCACGGCTTCTTCATCATCCTGAACGTGGCGATGGGCGGCGCCTTCCCGGCGGCGTTCGGCGGCGGCCCGGACGCGGGCACGGTCTCCGGGCGCCCGATGGTCGTCGACTACGTGCAGGTGCTCCAGTCGACCACCGGCGGCGGCACGACCACGCCTCCGCCGACCGGCACCCGGGACGCGTACGCGGCCATCCAGGCCGAGTCCTACAACAGCCAGTCGGGTACCAGCACGGAGACCACCACCGACACCGGCGGCGGGCAGAACATCGGCTCGCTCGCCAACGGCGACTGGGCGCTCTACCAGGGCGTCAACTTCGGCTCCACGGCCGCCACCCAGTTCGTCGGCAGGGTCGCGAGCGGCGCCAACTCGGGCGTGAGCGGGCTGGTCGAGGTGCGCCTCGACAGCCGTACGAGCACACCGATCGGCCGCTTCGAGGTGGGCAACACGGGCGGCTGGCAGAGCTGGCGCACGCTCCAGGTGAACATGAGCGCGGTCACGGGCACCCATGACGTCTACCTGACCTTCACCAGCGGCCAGGCACAGGAGTTCGTGAACGTGAACTGGTTCAACTTCGGCCACTGA
- the tkt gene encoding transketolase yields MSTQTSDSLQWTDLDQRAVDTARILAADAVQKVGNGHPGTAMSLAPAAYTIFQKVMRHDPADPEWTGRDRFVLSPGHTSLTLYTQLFLSGYELELDDLKAFRTHGSKTPGHPEYGHTAGVETTTGPLGQGVANAVGMAMAARYERGLFDPEAPEGESPFDHTVWGIVSDGDLEEGISAEASSLAGHQKLGNLVFVYDDNHISIEGDTATAFSEDVLKRYEAYGWHVQRIEPELGGDIDVRALYTALREARAETARPSIIAMRTIIAWPAPNAQNTEAAHGSALGADEIAATKRLLGFDPEQTFEVADVVLAHARQALDRGAEAHAAWDKRLAEWRTAQPERAKLFDRVVAGQLPEGWEDALPVFEEGASVATRAASGKVLQALGPVLPELWGGSADLAGSNNTTIDKTSSFLPKGNPLPEADPYGRTVHFGIREHSMAAEMNGIALHGNTRIYGGTFLVFSDYMRNAVRLSALMQLPVTYVWTHDSIGLGEDGPTHQPVEHLASLRAIPGLNIVRPADANETSVAWAEILKRHATNPAPHGLALTRQGVPTYARNEDAAKGGYVLRDASTGTPDVVLIATGSEVQLAVAAREALESEGVGTRVVSMPSVEWFEEQSAEYRASVLPPSVKARVAVEAGIGLTWYRYVGDAGRIVSLEHFGASADAKTLFAEYGFTAENVAEAARAALNSTTGLSAARG; encoded by the coding sequence ATGAGTACGCAGACATCCGACAGCCTTCAGTGGACCGATCTCGACCAGCGTGCCGTCGACACGGCCCGCATACTCGCGGCCGATGCCGTACAGAAGGTCGGCAACGGCCACCCCGGCACCGCGATGAGCCTGGCCCCCGCCGCGTACACGATCTTTCAGAAGGTGATGCGACACGACCCCGCGGACCCCGAGTGGACGGGCCGTGACCGCTTCGTCCTCTCCCCCGGCCACACCTCGCTGACCCTGTACACCCAGTTGTTCCTGTCCGGGTACGAGCTGGAGCTGGACGACCTCAAGGCGTTCCGCACGCACGGTTCGAAGACACCGGGCCACCCCGAGTACGGCCACACGGCCGGCGTCGAGACCACCACCGGCCCGCTCGGGCAGGGCGTCGCCAACGCGGTCGGCATGGCGATGGCCGCCCGCTACGAGCGCGGCCTCTTCGACCCCGAGGCGCCGGAGGGCGAGTCGCCCTTCGACCACACCGTCTGGGGCATCGTCTCGGACGGCGACCTGGAGGAGGGCATCTCCGCCGAGGCCTCCTCACTGGCCGGCCACCAGAAGCTCGGCAACCTCGTCTTCGTCTACGACGACAACCACATCTCCATCGAGGGCGACACGGCGACGGCGTTCTCCGAGGACGTGCTGAAGCGGTACGAGGCGTACGGCTGGCACGTGCAGCGGATCGAGCCCGAACTCGGCGGCGACATCGACGTACGCGCGCTGTACACGGCGCTCAGGGAGGCGCGGGCCGAGACGGCGCGCCCCTCGATCATCGCGATGCGCACGATCATCGCCTGGCCCGCCCCGAACGCCCAGAACACCGAGGCCGCTCACGGCTCCGCCCTCGGCGCCGACGAGATCGCGGCCACCAAGCGACTCCTCGGCTTCGACCCGGAGCAGACCTTCGAGGTCGCAGACGTAGTCCTCGCCCACGCCCGCCAGGCCCTCGACCGGGGCGCGGAGGCACACGCGGCCTGGGACAAGCGGCTCGCCGAGTGGCGCACCGCGCAGCCCGAGCGGGCAAAGCTGTTCGACCGGGTCGTGGCAGGTCAGCTGCCCGAGGGCTGGGAGGACGCCCTCCCGGTGTTCGAGGAGGGCGCGTCCGTCGCCACCCGCGCGGCCTCCGGCAAGGTGCTCCAGGCCCTGGGCCCGGTCCTGCCCGAACTGTGGGGCGGCTCCGCCGACCTGGCCGGCTCGAACAACACGACCATCGACAAGACATCCTCCTTCCTCCCCAAGGGCAACCCGCTGCCGGAGGCGGACCCTTACGGCCGTACCGTCCACTTCGGTATCCGCGAGCACTCGATGGCCGCCGAGATGAACGGCATCGCCCTGCACGGCAACACCCGTATCTACGGCGGCACCTTCCTGGTCTTCTCCGACTACATGCGTAACGCCGTACGCCTGTCGGCGCTGATGCAACTGCCGGTGACGTACGTGTGGACGCACGACTCCATCGGCCTCGGTGAGGACGGCCCCACCCACCAGCCGGTCGAACACCTGGCCTCCCTGCGCGCCATCCCGGGCCTGAACATCGTGCGCCCGGCCGACGCCAACGAGACGTCCGTCGCCTGGGCCGAGATCCTCAAGCGGCACGCCACGAACCCGGCCCCGCACGGCCTCGCGCTCACCCGGCAGGGTGTACCGACGTACGCCAGGAACGAGGACGCCGCGAAGGGCGGTTACGTCCTGCGGGACGCCTCCACCGGCACCCCGGACGTCGTCCTGATCGCCACCGGCTCCGAGGTCCAGCTCGCTGTCGCCGCACGTGAGGCGCTGGAGTCTGAGGGTGTGGGTACGCGGGTGGTGTCGATGCCGTCCGTGGAGTGGTTCGAGGAGCAGTCGGCCGAGTACCGCGCGAGTGTCCTTCCGCCGTCCGTGAAGGCACGCGTGGCGGTCGAGGCGGGCATCGGTCTGACCTGGTACCGCTACGTCGGTGACGCAGGACGCATCGTCTCCCTCGAACACTTCGGCGCCTCCGCCGACGCCAAGACCCTGTTCGCCGAGTACGGCTTCACCGCCGAGAACGTGGCCGAGGCCGCGCGGGCCGCGCTCAATTCAACTACCGGCCTCTCCGCCGCCCGCGGTTGA
- a CDS encoding L,D-transpeptidase — translation MGVPHISNPSEQGGRQSPSWSRRGILTALGAVPAAALTGCSGSADASSTTTRASASASTKAATKAVVTVTPADGTRHADFAAPVEVTVTDGTLASVTATGDGGGLAGTLNEARTKWTSTGNPYSGTTYKVSAQVTGAATQTAAFTTASPSATFVGYFTPEADSTSGVGMPVSINFTEAVTDRAAVQQAITVTAEPAVEVVGHWFSDTRLDFRPEAYWAAGTKITLGLRLKDVQGADGVYGTQSKDVTFHIGREQISTVDLAAKTMTVRRDGRATASYPVSGGDAEHTTWSGIMVISERFKQTRMESSTVGLGDEYDISDVPHAQRLTTSGTFVHGNYWASASVFGSSNTSHGCVGLHDTKGANDTSVPGYEFYDSSMLGDVVVVQNSGEVTVDPANGLNGWNLSWADWKAGSAL, via the coding sequence GTGGGTGTTCCGCACATATCGAATCCGTCCGAGCAGGGCGGCCGGCAGTCGCCGTCGTGGTCCCGACGCGGGATCCTCACCGCGCTCGGGGCTGTCCCGGCCGCCGCACTGACCGGTTGCAGCGGCTCCGCGGACGCCTCGTCGACGACGACCAGGGCGAGCGCGAGCGCGTCGACGAAGGCGGCCACGAAGGCCGTCGTCACCGTCACCCCCGCCGACGGTACGCGGCACGCCGACTTCGCCGCCCCCGTCGAGGTCACCGTCACCGACGGCACCCTCGCCTCCGTCACGGCCACCGGCGACGGCGGCGGGCTGGCCGGGACCCTCAACGAGGCCCGTACGAAGTGGACCTCCACCGGGAACCCGTACTCCGGGACGACATACAAGGTGTCGGCGCAGGTCACCGGTGCCGCCACGCAGACCGCGGCCTTCACCACCGCCTCACCGTCCGCGACCTTCGTCGGGTACTTCACTCCGGAGGCCGATTCCACCTCCGGCGTCGGCATGCCGGTGTCGATCAACTTCACGGAGGCGGTCACCGACCGGGCCGCGGTCCAGCAGGCGATCACGGTGACCGCCGAGCCGGCCGTGGAGGTGGTCGGGCACTGGTTCAGCGACACCCGGCTCGACTTCCGGCCCGAGGCCTACTGGGCCGCCGGTACGAAGATCACGCTCGGGCTGCGGCTCAAGGACGTCCAGGGCGCGGACGGGGTCTACGGCACCCAGTCCAAGGACGTCACCTTCCACATCGGCCGCGAGCAGATCAGTACCGTCGACCTGGCGGCGAAGACCATGACCGTACGGCGGGACGGCAGGGCCACGGCCAGCTATCCCGTCTCCGGCGGCGACGCCGAGCACACCACCTGGTCCGGGATCATGGTGATCAGCGAGCGGTTCAAGCAGACGCGGATGGAGTCCTCGACGGTCGGGCTCGGCGACGAGTACGACATCTCCGACGTCCCGCACGCCCAGCGCCTGACCACCTCCGGCACCTTCGTGCACGGCAACTACTGGGCCTCGGCCTCGGTGTTCGGGAGCAGCAACACCAGTCACGGCTGCGTGGGACTGCACGACACGAAGGGCGCGAACGACACCTCCGTACCGGGCTACGAGTTCTACGACAGCTCCATGCTCGGGGACGTGGTGGTCGTCCAGAACTCGGGTGAGGTGACGGTCGATCCGGCCAACGGGCTCAACGGCTGGAACCTGTCCTGGGCGGACTGGAAGGCGGGCAGCGCGCTCTAG
- the tal gene encoding transaldolase — protein sequence MITVTTETTTTAGTLKRLSDEGVSIWLDDLSRGRITSGNLAELVDTKHVVGVTTNPSIFQAAIGSGEGYEEQLADLAVRGVTVDEAVRMMTTADVRAAADILRPVYDATAGRDGRVSIEVDPRLAHETAATIAEAKQLAWLVDRPNVMIKIPATRAGLPAITEVIGLGISVNVTLIFSLERYREVMTAYLAGLEKAQAAGIDLATIHSVASFFVSRVDSEIDKRLTVLGTNEALALKGRAALANARLAYEAYEEVFEGDRWTALGGAHANKQRPLWASTGVKDPAYKDTLYVDELVAPGTVNTMPEATLDATADHGDIHGDAVSGGYAQARADLAAVEGLGISYDEVVQLLEDEGVAKFEIAWNDLLNAVTKSLDSKGVDGE from the coding sequence ATGATCACAGTGACCACCGAAACAACCACCACCGCGGGAACACTCAAGCGCCTCTCCGACGAGGGCGTCTCGATCTGGCTGGACGACCTCTCCCGGGGGCGCATCACCTCCGGCAACCTCGCCGAACTCGTCGACACCAAGCACGTGGTCGGCGTGACCACGAACCCCTCGATCTTCCAGGCAGCCATCGGCTCCGGCGAGGGGTACGAGGAGCAGCTCGCCGACCTGGCCGTGCGCGGCGTCACGGTCGACGAGGCCGTACGGATGATGACCACCGCCGACGTACGGGCCGCCGCCGACATCCTGCGCCCGGTGTACGACGCCACGGCGGGCCGGGACGGCCGCGTCTCGATCGAGGTCGACCCGCGTCTCGCCCACGAGACGGCGGCGACGATCGCCGAGGCCAAACAGCTGGCCTGGCTGGTCGACCGGCCCAACGTGATGATCAAGATCCCGGCGACGCGGGCGGGCCTGCCTGCGATCACCGAGGTCATCGGCCTCGGGATCAGCGTCAACGTCACGCTGATCTTCTCCCTGGAGCGCTACCGCGAGGTCATGACCGCCTATCTGGCCGGCCTGGAGAAGGCACAGGCCGCGGGTATCGACCTGGCGACCATCCACTCCGTCGCCTCCTTCTTCGTCTCCCGCGTCGACTCCGAGATCGACAAGCGCCTGACGGTGCTCGGCACGAACGAGGCCCTCGCACTCAAAGGCAGGGCGGCGCTGGCCAATGCGCGACTCGCGTACGAGGCGTACGAGGAGGTCTTCGAGGGCGACCGCTGGACCGCCCTGGGCGGCGCCCACGCCAACAAGCAGCGTCCGCTGTGGGCCTCGACCGGAGTGAAGGACCCCGCGTACAAGGACACCCTGTACGTCGACGAGCTGGTCGCGCCCGGCACCGTCAACACGATGCCCGAGGCCACCCTCGACGCGACTGCCGACCACGGCGACATCCACGGCGACGCGGTGAGCGGCGGTTACGCCCAGGCCCGCGCCGATCTCGCGGCCGTCGAGGGGCTCGGGATCTCGTACGACGAGGTCGTGCAGCTGCTGGAGGACGAGGGCGTCGCGAAGTTCGAGATCGCCTGGAACGACCTGCTGAACGCCGTCACGAAGTCGCTGGACAGCAAGGGAGTTGACGGGGAATGA
- a CDS encoding helix-turn-helix domain-containing protein, whose product MADRTIQDTIQDTTQDTLQDGDGIRTFPFPVDLSVLGVGMQVGPMSPDRTWHEDAPLERVHRIDFHVVMLFDDGPVTHMVDFAEYEATAGDLLWIRPGQVHRFSRTSGYHGTVLTMQPGFLPRATVEATGLYRYDLPPLLRPDGPQLAGLRAALAQLGREYEDTATLPIGLHTSVLRHSLTAFLLRLSHLAASSAEAARGQTDTTFTLFRDAVEKGFATNHSVSAYADALGYSRRTLVRAVRAATGETPKGFIDKRVVLEAKRLLAHTSLPIGRVGVAVGFPDAANFSKFFQLHTGTAPVAFRAELR is encoded by the coding sequence ATGGCGGACAGAACCATCCAAGACACCATCCAGGACACCACCCAGGACACCCTCCAAGACGGAGACGGCATCAGGACGTTTCCCTTCCCGGTCGATCTGAGCGTCCTGGGCGTGGGCATGCAGGTCGGCCCGATGTCACCCGACCGCACCTGGCACGAGGACGCCCCGCTGGAACGCGTCCACCGCATCGACTTCCACGTCGTGATGCTGTTCGACGACGGCCCGGTCACCCACATGGTCGACTTCGCCGAATACGAGGCGACAGCGGGCGACCTGCTGTGGATCCGCCCGGGTCAGGTCCACCGCTTCTCCCGCACCAGCGGGTACCACGGCACCGTCCTCACCATGCAGCCCGGTTTCCTGCCCCGGGCCACGGTCGAGGCGACCGGCCTCTACCGCTACGACCTGCCCCCGCTGCTGCGCCCGGACGGGCCCCAACTCGCGGGCCTGCGCGCGGCCCTGGCCCAACTGGGCCGCGAGTACGAGGACACCGCCACCCTCCCGATCGGCCTGCACACCTCGGTGCTGCGTCACTCACTCACTGCGTTCCTGCTGCGTCTGTCCCATCTGGCCGCGAGTTCCGCGGAGGCGGCGCGTGGGCAGACCGACACCACGTTCACCCTCTTCAGGGACGCGGTGGAGAAGGGCTTCGCCACCAACCACAGCGTCAGCGCGTACGCCGACGCCCTTGGTTACTCCCGTCGCACCCTCGTCCGCGCGGTGCGCGCCGCTACCGGTGAGACGCCCAAGGGCTTCATCGACAAGCGGGTGGTCCTGGAGGCCAAGCGTCTGCTGGCCCACACATCCCTGCCGATAGGGCGCGTCGGTGTCGCGGTCGGTTTTCCGGACGCGGCGAACTTCTCCAAGTTCTTCCAACTGCACACCGGGACCGCGCCGGTGGCGTTCCGGGCGGAGCTGCGCTGA
- the zwf gene encoding glucose-6-phosphate dehydrogenase, which yields MSDESTLTADFEGDLGSEGEWNNPLRDPGDRRLPLIAGPSGLVIFGVTGDLSRKKLMPAVYDLANRGLLPPGFSLVGFARRDWEDEDFAQIVHDSVREHARTEFREEVWQQLAEGMRFIPGDFDDDAAFKQLRAAVEELDASRGTSGNYAFYLSVPPKFFPKVVQQLKKHGLANAPEGSWRRGVIEKPFGHNLKSARELNRVLHDVFDPEQVFRIDHYLGKETVQNILALRFANQMYEPIWNRSYVDHVQITMAEDIGIGGRAGYYDGIGSARDVIQNHLLQLMALTAMEEPIAFDAESLLTEKLKVLKSVKLPEHLGEHTVRGQYAAGWQGGEQVSGYLEEDGIDPQSSTDTYAAVKLEVDNRRWAGVPFYLRTGKRLGRRVTEIAVVFQRAPHSPFDSTATEELGANAIVIRVQPDEGMTVRFGSKVPGTSMEIRDVTMDFAYGESFTESSPEAYERLILDVLLGDANLFPRHQEVEESWKILDPIEEYWGTHGRPAQYSSGSWGPEEADEMLARDGRSWRRP from the coding sequence ATGAGCGACGAATCGACCCTGACGGCGGACTTCGAAGGGGACCTCGGCAGCGAGGGCGAGTGGAACAACCCGCTGCGCGACCCCGGCGACCGCCGTCTCCCCCTGATCGCGGGCCCGTCAGGGCTCGTCATCTTCGGGGTGACCGGTGACCTGTCCCGCAAGAAGCTGATGCCGGCCGTCTACGACCTGGCCAACCGGGGCCTGCTCCCGCCGGGCTTCTCACTCGTCGGGTTCGCCCGCCGGGACTGGGAGGACGAGGACTTCGCACAGATCGTCCACGACTCGGTGCGCGAACACGCCCGTACGGAGTTCCGCGAGGAGGTCTGGCAGCAGCTCGCGGAGGGGATGCGGTTCATCCCCGGCGACTTCGACGACGACGCGGCGTTCAAGCAGTTGCGCGCGGCCGTCGAGGAGCTGGACGCGTCCCGGGGTACGAGTGGCAACTACGCCTTCTACCTCTCCGTACCGCCGAAGTTCTTCCCCAAGGTCGTCCAGCAGCTGAAGAAGCACGGGCTGGCGAACGCGCCTGAAGGTTCCTGGCGGCGCGGGGTGATCGAGAAGCCGTTCGGGCACAACCTGAAGAGCGCGCGTGAGCTGAACCGCGTCCTGCACGATGTGTTCGACCCGGAGCAGGTCTTCCGGATCGACCACTACCTGGGGAAGGAGACCGTCCAGAACATCCTGGCGCTCCGTTTCGCCAACCAGATGTACGAGCCGATCTGGAACCGGTCGTATGTCGACCACGTCCAGATCACGATGGCCGAGGACATCGGTATCGGCGGCCGGGCCGGCTACTACGACGGCATCGGGTCGGCGCGCGATGTGATCCAGAATCATCTGCTCCAGCTGATGGCCCTGACGGCCATGGAGGAGCCGATCGCCTTCGACGCCGAATCGCTGCTGACCGAGAAGCTCAAGGTCCTGAAGTCGGTGAAGTTGCCCGAACACCTGGGCGAGCACACCGTGCGCGGACAGTACGCGGCGGGCTGGCAGGGCGGCGAGCAGGTGTCCGGCTACCTCGAAGAGGACGGCATCGACCCGCAGTCCAGCACGGACACGTACGCGGCCGTCAAGCTGGAGGTCGACAACCGCCGTTGGGCGGGCGTCCCCTTCTATCTGCGGACCGGCAAGCGGCTCGGGCGGCGTGTCACGGAGATCGCGGTCGTCTTCCAGCGCGCCCCGCACTCGCCGTTCGACTCGACGGCCACGGAGGAGCTCGGCGCCAACGCGATCGTCATCCGCGTCCAGCCCGACGAGGGCATGACCGTGCGCTTCGGTTCCAAGGTCCCGGGTACCTCGATGGAGATCAGGGACGTCACGATGGACTTCGCCTACGGCGAGTCCTTCACGGAGTCCAGCCCGGAGGCGTACGAACGGCTCATCCTGGACGTCCTGCTCGGCGACGCCAATTTGTTCCCCCGTCACCAGGAAGTGGAAGAGTCCTGGAAGATCCTCGACCCGATCGAGGAGTACTGGGGCACGCACGGCAGGCCCGCGCAGTACTCCTCGGGCAGTTGGGGCCCGGAGGAAGCCGACGAGATGCTCGCACGAGACGGACGGAGCTGGCGCAGGCCATGA
- the opcA gene encoding glucose-6-phosphate dehydrogenase assembly protein OpcA, with product MKIDLTDTTASKINKALVKGRRAIGTPAVGMVLTMVIVTDEENAYDSIKAAEDASHEHPARTLVVIKRHARSPRDRTKSHLDAEVRVGADAGTGETVILRTYGEVSDHADSVVLPLLLPDAPVVVWWPVDAPEVPAKDPLGALAQRRITDMYAVEKPLIALEARVRSYAPGDTDLAWTRLTPWRSMLAAALDQARTKIISAAVESEADNPSAELLARWLGARLEVKVDRVVTAGPVVTAVRLGTDKGEIVIDRPEGPLATLTLPGQPSRTLALKVRPTSELIAEELRRLDADEMYAVALRGDGTKETPRHV from the coding sequence ATGAAAATCGACCTCACCGACACCACGGCAAGCAAAATCAACAAGGCACTGGTGAAGGGGCGGCGCGCCATCGGCACCCCTGCCGTGGGCATGGTCCTGACGATGGTGATCGTCACGGACGAGGAGAACGCCTACGACTCGATCAAGGCGGCCGAGGATGCCTCGCACGAGCATCCCGCGCGCACCCTGGTCGTCATCAAGCGGCACGCCCGCAGCCCGCGCGACCGCACCAAGTCCCACCTCGACGCCGAAGTACGGGTGGGCGCGGACGCCGGCACCGGCGAGACGGTCATTCTGCGGACGTACGGCGAGGTGTCCGACCACGCCGACTCGGTGGTCCTGCCGCTGCTGCTGCCGGACGCGCCGGTCGTCGTCTGGTGGCCGGTGGACGCCCCCGAGGTGCCCGCCAAGGACCCGCTGGGCGCGCTGGCCCAGCGCAGGATCACCGACATGTACGCGGTCGAGAAGCCGCTCATCGCCCTGGAGGCCCGGGTGCGCTCGTACGCGCCCGGCGACACCGACCTGGCGTGGACGCGTCTCACCCCGTGGCGCTCGATGCTGGCCGCGGCCCTCGACCAGGCCCGCACGAAGATCATCTCGGCGGCCGTCGAGAGCGAGGCCGACAACCCGAGCGCCGAACTGCTGGCCCGCTGGCTCGGCGCCCGCCTGGAGGTGAAGGTCGACCGCGTCGTCACCGCGGGGCCGGTCGTCACGGCCGTCCGCCTCGGCACCGACAAGGGCGAGATCGTCATCGACCGCCCCGAGGGCCCGCTCGCCACGCTCACCCTGCCGGGCCAGCCCTCCCGCACGCTCGCGCTGAAGGTGCGCCCCACCTCCGAACTCATCGCCGAGGAACTGCGCCGCCTCGACGCCGACGAGATGTACGCGGTCGCCCTGCGGGGCGACGGCACCAAGGAGACCCCCCGCCATGTCTGA